In Cupriavidus necator, the genomic window CGCCTCCGGAAAACACCACGCCGTCGAGCAGGCCCTGCCGCGCTTGCAGGAAGGCCAGCACGTCCGCCCAGGCGATGCTGGAAGGCGCGCGGGCATCCAGCAGGCCCGGGTTGTGGCAATAGCCGCACCGCCAAGGGCAGCCCTGGCAGAACACGACGGCAGCCAGGCGGCCGGGGAAGTCGATGGTGGTCAGCGCCGTCATGCCGCCGACGCGCAACGATGCCGCGTCGCGCCGGCGCCCGGCCGCGGCCTCACATGCATCAGGTGGCGATGGCATGGGGCTCCGAGAAGAAGCGGCGCTCGCGGTGCTCGCCCTGCTTGCCGACATTGAAGCTGGAGACCGGCCGATGGTAGCCCATCACACGGGTCCAGACCTCGCAGGGTTGGCGCTCCTCGTCGCGCAGCGCTGCATGGCCAGGCAAGGATTGCGTGAATTGCGCGGATTGGTCATGGTGAATCATGGATGCACTCCTTCTTGAGATGGGTCGAAAAAACAGGAAAGGACGATGTTTCGGCAAAGACTGGACGGCCAAACACAGAGACAAGGAAGCGCCGGAGGCGCTACTGCATAGAGAAATCCCGCGCATTCCATAATGCATCGCACTAGGCAGCGAGCTGGTCTCGCTTGCGGGCGAGGATCTCTTCGTCGCAGCGCGGGCAGAACGGATGCTCGCCGGCGAGGTAGCCATGTGTGGGGCAGATCGAAAACGTCGGCGTCACTGTGATGTACGGCAGGCGGAAGCGCGTCAGCGCGCGCCGCACCAGTTCGCGGCAGGCCTCGCCGCTTGATAGGCACTCGCCCATATATAGATGCAGCACCGTGCCGCCGGTATACCTGGCCTGCAAATCCTCTTGCCGCGCCAGTGCCTCGAAGGGGTCCTCGGTCCAGCCGACCGGCAGTTGCGAGGAGTTTGTGTAGTAGGGCTGCTCAGCCGTACCGGCCTGGCGGATATCCGGCCAGCGCTTGCGATCTTCGCGGGCAAATCGGTACGTAGCCCCTTCGGCTGGGGTAGCCTCGAGGTTGTAGAGGTGGCCGGTTTCCTGCTGGAAGGCCACGATGCGTTCGCGCACGTGTTCGAGCAGGCGCAGCGCGAAGGCATGGCCCCACTCCGATGTGATGTCGTGCCGATCCGCGGTGAAATTGCGAATCATCTCGTTGACGCCATTCACGCCCAGCGTCGAAAAATGATTGCGTAAGGTGCCGAGGTAGCGCTTCGTATAGGGGAACAGGCCCTGGTCCATCAGGTGCTGGATCAGCTTGCGCTTGTTCTCCAGGCTCTGCTTGCCCAGTTCGAGCAGGCGATCGAGAGCGCGCAGTAGCGCCGCCTCGTCGCCGGCATGCAGGTAGCCCAGGCGTGCGCAATTGACGGTGACCACGCCAACGCTGCCGGTCTGCTCGGCACTGCCGAACAGGCCGTTGCCGCGCTTGAGCAGTTCGCGCAGGTCGAGTTGGAGCCGGCAGCACATGGAGCGCACCATATTCGGCTCCAGCTCGGAGTTGATGAAGTTCTGGAAGTACGGCAGCCCATATCTGGCCGTCATCTCGAACAGCCGCTTGGCATTCTCCGATTCCCACGGAAAATCGCGCGTGATGTTGTAGGTCGGGATGGGGAAGGTGAACACCCTGCCCTTGGCATCGCCCGCCGTCATTACCTCGATGTAGGCGCGATTGATCAGGTCCATCTCCTTCTGCAACTCGCCATAGGCGAACGGCATTTCCTGCCCGCCGATGACCGGCACCTGTTCGCGCAGGTCCTCAGGACAGGTCCAGTCGAAAGTCAGGTTGGTAAAGGGCGTCTGCGTACCCCACCGCGATGGCACGTTCAGGTTGTAGATCAGTTCCTGGATGCACTGCCGCACCTGTGCATAGGACATGGCGTCCTTGCGCACGAATGGCGCCATATAAGTGTCGAACGACGAGAACGCCTGCGCACCGGCCCATTCGTTCTGGAGTGTGCCGAGAAAATTGACGATCTGCCCCACGGCGGAGGACATGCGCTTCGGCGGCCCGGCTTCCACC contains:
- the nrdD gene encoding anaerobic ribonucleoside-triphosphate reductase, giving the protein MIHHDQSAQFTQSLPGHAALRDEERQPCEVWTRVMGYHRPVSSFNVGKQGEHRERRFFSEPHAIAT
- a CDS encoding ribonucleoside triphosphate reductase, with protein sequence MEHCTEAAVASLPREVIKRTGESMAFAIERIQSALRRAGAAAGEFGDAQAVSLAGQVARVLAHRYHNQTPGVEQIQDVVEQVLIAANYWNTARAFIAYRGQHARLRQDRKALVDVEASINEYLSKADWRVNANANQGYSLGGLILNVAGKVTANYWLSHVYTPEIGEAHRNGDIHIHDLDMLSGYCAGWSLRTLLHEGFNGVPGKVEAGPPKRMSSAVGQIVNFLGTLQNEWAGAQAFSSFDTYMAPFVRKDAMSYAQVRQCIQELIYNLNVPSRWGTQTPFTNLTFDWTCPEDLREQVPVIGGQEMPFAYGELQKEMDLINRAYIEVMTAGDAKGRVFTFPIPTYNITRDFPWESENAKRLFEMTARYGLPYFQNFINSELEPNMVRSMCCRLQLDLRELLKRGNGLFGSAEQTGSVGVVTVNCARLGYLHAGDEAALLRALDRLLELGKQSLENKRKLIQHLMDQGLFPYTKRYLGTLRNHFSTLGVNGVNEMIRNFTADRHDITSEWGHAFALRLLEHVRERIVAFQQETGHLYNLEATPAEGATYRFAREDRKRWPDIRQAGTAEQPYYTNSSQLPVGWTEDPFEALARQEDLQARYTGGTVLHLYMGECLSSGEACRELVRRALTRFRLPYITVTPTFSICPTHGYLAGEHPFCPRCDEEILARKRDQLAA